In Kangiella koreensis DSM 16069, a single window of DNA contains:
- the uvrB gene encoding excinuclease ABC subunit UvrB, whose product MSQQFDIHSPFPPAGDQPKAIKQLLEGLEDGLSHQTLLGVTGSGKTYTMANVIAQSGRPAIIMAPNKTLAAQLYGEMKEFFPNNAVEYFVSYYDYYQPEAYVAASDTFIEKDSSINEHIEQMRLSATRALLERRDTIIVASVSAIYGLGDPKAFHSMVMHLKVGDEVDQRFILRRLAELQYTRNEFDLQRATYRVRGDLIDIYPAESEKHAIRIELFDDEVETIQTFDPLTGEVLKRLTRVTVFPKSHYVTSRQTILDAIEQIKVDLKERLAQFYEQNKLVEAQRLEQRVKFDIEMMQELGYCSGIENYSRYLSGAQPGEPPPCLLDYLPPDALMLIDESHVTVSQIGAMYKGDRSRKETLVNYGFRLPAALDNRPLKFEEFERITPQTVFVSATPGKYEEENTGQIVEQVVRPTGLIDPEVEIRPVGTQVDDLLSEIHLRVEKNERVLVTTLTKRMAEDLTDYLSEHGARVRYLHSDIDTVERMEIIRDLRLGEFDVLVGINLLREGLDMPEVSLVAILDADKEGFLRSERSLIQTIGRAARNLSGKAILYADRITGSMERAIGETNRRRAIQQEYNEKHGITPIGVSKKITDVMDTGHSKKSRKVAEKLSQYKVKSLADAVKEIAHMEKQMLEHAKNLEFEKAAKMRDEIQKLREASLAS is encoded by the coding sequence ATGAGCCAACAATTTGATATCCATTCACCGTTTCCGCCAGCGGGCGACCAACCTAAAGCCATTAAGCAACTGCTGGAAGGGTTGGAAGACGGTTTGTCGCACCAGACGCTGCTTGGCGTAACTGGTTCAGGCAAAACTTATACTATGGCCAATGTGATTGCGCAAAGTGGGCGCCCAGCGATCATTATGGCACCCAATAAGACGCTGGCTGCGCAGTTGTATGGTGAGATGAAGGAGTTCTTTCCCAATAACGCGGTGGAATACTTCGTTTCCTACTATGATTATTATCAGCCGGAAGCTTATGTTGCGGCTTCGGATACCTTCATCGAAAAAGATTCGTCGATTAATGAGCACATCGAGCAGATGCGACTGTCGGCGACGCGCGCTTTATTAGAACGTCGTGACACCATTATCGTGGCTTCCGTGTCTGCAATTTATGGTCTGGGTGACCCAAAAGCCTTCCACAGTATGGTGATGCACCTGAAAGTAGGGGATGAGGTAGACCAGCGATTCATTCTTAGACGCCTGGCTGAGCTGCAATACACCCGTAATGAATTCGACCTGCAGCGTGCTACCTATCGTGTACGCGGTGATTTAATTGATATTTACCCAGCTGAATCAGAAAAACACGCGATACGGATTGAGTTGTTTGATGATGAAGTGGAAACCATTCAAACTTTTGACCCGTTGACTGGCGAAGTCTTGAAACGCTTGACTCGCGTAACGGTTTTCCCGAAAAGCCATTATGTCACCTCCCGCCAGACTATTCTTGATGCGATTGAACAGATTAAAGTGGATCTGAAAGAACGGCTGGCCCAGTTTTATGAACAGAACAAGTTAGTTGAAGCGCAGCGCCTTGAGCAACGCGTCAAGTTTGATATCGAAATGATGCAGGAACTTGGTTATTGCTCGGGTATTGAAAACTATTCGCGTTACTTGTCGGGGGCACAACCCGGCGAGCCGCCACCATGTCTATTGGACTATTTACCGCCTGATGCGCTGATGCTCATTGATGAGTCGCATGTGACTGTGTCGCAAATTGGCGCCATGTATAAAGGCGACCGCTCGCGTAAAGAAACACTGGTTAATTATGGTTTCCGGTTACCGGCAGCCTTGGACAACCGGCCATTGAAGTTCGAAGAGTTTGAGCGGATTACGCCGCAAACCGTATTTGTTTCAGCAACTCCCGGTAAGTATGAAGAAGAAAATACCGGACAAATTGTTGAGCAGGTGGTGCGTCCGACTGGTTTGATTGACCCCGAAGTCGAGATTCGTCCGGTTGGAACGCAGGTGGATGACTTATTGTCTGAAATCCATCTTCGCGTTGAGAAAAATGAGCGCGTGCTGGTGACTACATTAACCAAGAGAATGGCCGAAGATTTAACCGACTATTTATCTGAGCATGGTGCTCGAGTGCGTTACCTGCATTCGGATATCGACACCGTTGAGCGGATGGAGATAATCCGTGATTTACGTCTGGGCGAGTTCGATGTATTGGTCGGCATCAACCTGTTGCGGGAAGGCCTTGATATGCCGGAAGTATCATTGGTTGCGATCTTGGATGCGGATAAGGAGGGCTTCCTGCGCTCCGAACGTTCATTGATTCAGACCATCGGCCGTGCAGCTCGGAACCTTAGCGGTAAAGCGATACTTTACGCAGACAGAATCACAGGCTCAATGGAGCGAGCTATTGGCGAAACCAATCGTCGTCGCGCGATTCAGCAGGAATATAATGAAAAGCATGGAATAACGCCTATTGGTGTCAGCAAGAAAATTACCGATGTCATGGATACTGGACATAGCAAGAAAAGTCGCAAAGTGGCTGAAAAGCTCAGTCAGTATAAGGTGAAATCATTGGCTGATGCGGTTAAAGAAATTGCCCATATGGAAAAACAAATGCTCGAACATGCCAAAAACCTTGAATTTGAAAAAGCGGCCAAGATGCGAGACGAGATACAAAAGCTCCGAGAAGCCAGCTTAGCTTCTTAA
- a CDS encoding MlaC/ttg2D family ABC transporter substrate-binding protein — translation MTKTVKFSLFICLWLFSQLASASLNQQNLKQFFQYKLDTINRFMQDNHQKALQDPSILMKFVDSDLLTVWSAKNTIRAMLGAQRWSQLTVEQESQLIKAYEQTMRRYLYEVMNQYQGQIAEVESIRLNDKQNKGWLTVVLETQSLPDISIDLKIYKEDTDWTIYDFSFQGISFVKMKQNYFQTTFDAKGFEGVLADLDSKNQKFNKKLKVARK, via the coding sequence ATGACAAAAACAGTGAAGTTTAGTCTGTTTATATGTTTATGGTTGTTCAGTCAGCTCGCAAGTGCGAGCCTTAACCAGCAGAACCTCAAACAGTTTTTCCAATATAAATTAGACACTATTAATCGCTTCATGCAGGACAATCACCAAAAGGCCCTGCAAGATCCTTCTATTCTGATGAAGTTTGTTGATAGCGACCTACTCACAGTTTGGTCGGCCAAGAATACCATTCGTGCCATGCTAGGGGCACAACGCTGGTCTCAGCTAACTGTTGAACAAGAATCCCAACTGATAAAAGCTTATGAGCAGACTATGCGTCGTTATCTATATGAAGTTATGAATCAGTACCAGGGACAGATCGCTGAAGTTGAGTCAATACGTCTGAATGACAAGCAGAATAAAGGCTGGTTAACCGTCGTGTTAGAAACTCAATCTCTCCCAGATATATCAATTGATTTAAAAATCTATAAAGAAGATACCGACTGGACTATTTATGATTTCAGCTTCCAAGGGATTAGCTTTGTTAAAATGAAGCAGAATTACTTCCAGACAACTTTTGATGCGAAAGGATTTGAGGGTGTATTGGCGGATCTAGATAGCAAAAATCAAAAATTTAATAAAAAGTTGAAGGTTGCAAGGAAGTGA
- the rfaH gene encoding transcription/translation regulatory transformer protein RfaH gives MINSKPKQELRALEHLKNQEINCVLPVLEVERIIRGKRQKAIEPLFPGYLFVELQTNGQGWSKIRSTRGVRDFVRFGGVPGRVPDSVLEHLLILDTSFTPIETNAPGAGDKVIITDGPFKDLEGVFKISNGEKRSIVLLTILGKVTEMELENKQLRKA, from the coding sequence TTGATCAATTCAAAGCCTAAGCAGGAATTAAGGGCTTTAGAACACCTTAAAAATCAAGAGATTAACTGCGTTTTACCAGTTTTAGAAGTTGAGAGAATTATTCGAGGCAAAAGACAAAAAGCCATAGAACCATTATTTCCTGGTTACTTGTTTGTCGAACTTCAGACTAATGGGCAGGGGTGGTCAAAAATCCGCTCCACACGTGGTGTGCGAGACTTTGTTCGCTTTGGAGGCGTACCGGGCAGGGTTCCTGATTCGGTGTTAGAGCATTTGCTGATACTGGATACCTCATTCACCCCCATAGAAACCAATGCACCAGGTGCGGGCGATAAAGTTATTATTACTGATGGCCCATTCAAAGATCTTGAGGGTGTTTTTAAAATCAGTAACGGAGAAAAGCGTTCAATCGTCTTACTGACGATATTAGGAAAAGTAACAGAGATGGAGCTAGAAAATAAGCAGCTTAGAAAAGCTTAA
- the cysQ gene encoding 3'(2'),5'-bisphosphate nucleotidase CysQ: MNKKIIEQKFINKINKVAIDAGAKIMAIYEKDFNIYEKKDDSPLTEADLASHHHIVNELTALDVGFPILSEESADIDWSERHSWQTYWLIDPLDGTKEFIKKNGEFTVNIALIHKNEPVLGVVYAPAIDTLYYASEDIGAWKQESGVAQQINISAKAENPIRVVGSRSHQSDAIAGYLKNYPNHEMIPMGSSLKLCLVAEGKADLYPRLGPTCEWDTAAAHAIVKAAGGRCVIFDEKTNSETEDLSYNTKESLLNPYFIVKGPVINE, translated from the coding sequence ATGAATAAGAAAATTATAGAACAAAAATTTATCAATAAAATCAATAAAGTGGCCATTGATGCAGGTGCTAAGATAATGGCTATCTATGAAAAGGATTTTAATATTTACGAAAAAAAGGACGATTCTCCTCTCACAGAAGCTGATTTAGCTTCGCATCATCACATTGTAAACGAACTCACCGCATTAGATGTCGGATTTCCTATATTATCGGAGGAGTCTGCAGATATCGATTGGAGTGAACGTCACTCATGGCAAACTTATTGGTTGATAGACCCCCTTGATGGCACTAAGGAATTCATCAAGAAAAATGGTGAGTTTACAGTTAATATAGCCTTGATCCATAAGAACGAGCCAGTTCTTGGTGTTGTGTATGCACCGGCCATTGATACTCTTTACTATGCTTCTGAAGATATAGGTGCCTGGAAACAGGAATCAGGAGTGGCGCAGCAGATTAATATATCCGCTAAAGCTGAAAATCCGATACGAGTCGTGGGCAGTCGCTCACATCAATCTGATGCTATAGCTGGTTATTTAAAGAACTATCCAAATCATGAAATGATTCCAATGGGTAGTTCGCTAAAACTGTGCTTAGTTGCGGAAGGTAAAGCAGATTTGTATCCTCGCTTAGGACCCACTTGCGAGTGGGACACTGCAGCTGCTCACGCGATTGTTAAAGCTGCAGGCGGTCGTTGTGTAATTTTCGATGAAAAAACAAACTCCGAAACCGAAGACCTGAGCTATAACACAAAAGAGTCTTTGTTGAATCCGTATTTTATTGTTAAAGGGCCTGTTATCAATGAATAA
- a CDS encoding SLBB domain-containing protein, giving the protein MNKLLGISFRLVLCLGALLTQVSIAAQDLSQAKQLCENASAQQREMARAAGYDVDALCASLKSQSSQDSKTTSSASSILPRELDNFPIGAEQHHLEDEIESNKPRIEQKLEPFGYDIFAGLPTTYTPVTDLPVPSNYVVGPGDVIQVQLYGKENNSYELVVSRNGSIQFPQLGPINVAGLSYTELKESLTQQINEQFIGVKSNISLGELRSIQVFVLGESYKPGAYTVSSLSTVMNALYVSGGIKEVGSLRNIQLKRNGQLISSIDLYDFLLKGDIRADRRLQSGDVIFIPSVNKTASIAGEVVRPAIYEIKNEKSISELVDLAGGFLPSAYTQDVRIERIDNENQKTALDIDLTTKAGRLTTLKAGDFLKVYPVAEKNENIVELSGHVERPGTLAWKKGLRLADVISNAKQLKLNANIDAVIIAREVTPLGELKVHHASLRAAWKNYDSFDNILLEPRDRIIILANSITEKEVDIYKKESREKKYLDAVESQKFDVSRLNAGRSLTYETGVPSNNIEPLDNEVGSEYLTKDKALLNGEKQLKPEIEEYELLELEIRNQEVEKLVKELKSQSTYENPARVVRVDGAVKFPGEYPLTETMSSADLINIAGGLSESAYIVEAEITRQEIIGNETAKITHLPVELQSEFLGNRSSTLKAKDQLSVKITPEYRNETFVEVQGEVRFPGRYKVARGETLTQLIERVGGFSDFAHIKATVFSRKELREHEQKQLDQLQDKLRQSIATIELEQSNIGKTADVSSAKSLIDILDTTEATGRLVINLDGILAGKIEDVVLKDGDMLIVPSYRQEVTVVGEVQVATSHLYNPNFDFEDYIDRSGGEKDTANSDAIYIVKADGSVILPNRSSWLTHSDAKIESGDTIVVPLDTTRVDSLELWSRVSQIVYQLALGAAAVNSF; this is encoded by the coding sequence ATGAATAAGTTATTGGGTATATCGTTTCGTTTAGTGCTTTGTTTAGGGGCATTGCTGACTCAAGTTTCAATAGCAGCACAGGATTTATCACAAGCCAAGCAGTTATGCGAAAATGCTTCTGCGCAACAAAGAGAAATGGCGCGTGCTGCTGGCTATGATGTCGATGCGCTTTGCGCTTCTTTGAAAAGTCAATCTAGTCAGGATTCGAAAACAACTTCTTCTGCCAGCTCTATTCTTCCAAGAGAGCTTGATAATTTCCCAATTGGAGCAGAGCAGCATCATTTAGAGGATGAGATTGAAAGCAATAAACCTCGCATTGAGCAAAAGTTAGAGCCTTTTGGTTACGATATTTTTGCTGGGCTGCCAACCACCTATACTCCTGTGACCGACCTGCCTGTTCCTTCCAACTACGTTGTTGGGCCAGGAGACGTTATACAGGTTCAGCTTTATGGTAAAGAAAACAATAGTTATGAGCTTGTTGTGTCACGCAATGGTAGTATTCAATTTCCTCAGCTTGGCCCCATTAATGTCGCCGGACTCTCATATACAGAGCTAAAAGAATCTTTGACTCAACAAATAAATGAGCAGTTCATAGGTGTAAAATCGAATATAAGTTTGGGAGAGCTACGCTCAATTCAAGTTTTTGTATTAGGTGAGTCCTATAAACCAGGCGCTTATACCGTCTCTTCCTTATCTACTGTAATGAACGCTCTATATGTTAGTGGTGGCATTAAAGAAGTGGGCTCTTTGCGTAATATTCAGCTTAAGAGGAATGGTCAGCTTATAAGTAGCATTGACCTTTACGACTTCTTATTGAAAGGTGACATAAGAGCTGACCGACGCTTGCAATCTGGTGATGTTATTTTCATTCCATCAGTTAATAAGACCGCTTCAATTGCAGGAGAAGTTGTCCGCCCAGCAATTTATGAAATTAAAAATGAAAAAAGCATTTCCGAGCTAGTTGATTTAGCAGGTGGATTTTTACCTTCGGCCTATACACAGGATGTAAGAATTGAGCGCATTGATAATGAAAACCAGAAAACAGCATTGGACATTGATTTAACAACTAAAGCAGGTCGCTTGACAACATTAAAAGCAGGGGATTTTCTAAAGGTATACCCTGTGGCTGAGAAAAATGAGAATATTGTTGAATTAAGTGGGCATGTGGAAAGGCCTGGCACCCTTGCTTGGAAAAAAGGGTTAAGATTAGCTGATGTTATTTCTAATGCGAAGCAATTAAAATTAAATGCCAATATAGATGCTGTGATAATTGCTAGAGAAGTTACCCCGCTAGGCGAATTAAAAGTGCATCATGCCAGCTTAAGGGCTGCTTGGAAAAACTATGACAGTTTTGACAATATTCTATTAGAACCAAGAGATAGAATTATAATTCTAGCGAACTCAATTACAGAAAAAGAAGTTGATATATATAAGAAGGAGTCTCGGGAAAAGAAATATCTAGATGCTGTAGAGTCTCAAAAATTTGATGTGTCCCGTTTAAATGCAGGTCGCTCATTGACATACGAGACAGGCGTGCCTAGTAATAATATTGAGCCTCTAGATAATGAGGTAGGCAGTGAGTATCTTACGAAAGATAAAGCATTATTAAATGGAGAAAAGCAGCTGAAGCCAGAGATTGAAGAGTATGAATTGCTGGAGTTAGAAATACGCAATCAAGAAGTAGAGAAATTAGTAAAAGAGCTTAAATCCCAGTCAACCTATGAGAATCCGGCAAGAGTTGTCAGAGTTGATGGTGCTGTTAAGTTTCCTGGAGAATATCCATTAACTGAAACAATGTCGTCAGCTGATTTAATTAACATTGCAGGTGGGCTTTCTGAATCTGCATATATAGTAGAAGCTGAAATAACGCGTCAAGAAATCATTGGCAATGAGACTGCAAAGATTACCCACTTGCCAGTCGAGCTACAATCTGAATTCTTAGGTAATAGATCTTCAACACTTAAAGCCAAAGATCAGTTATCGGTGAAGATTACACCTGAATATAGAAATGAAACTTTTGTTGAGGTACAAGGCGAGGTTCGATTCCCTGGGCGTTATAAAGTTGCACGTGGCGAAACTTTAACGCAACTTATTGAGAGGGTTGGTGGCTTCAGTGACTTTGCACATATAAAGGCAACAGTGTTTTCTCGTAAAGAGCTAAGGGAACATGAGCAAAAGCAATTGGATCAGTTGCAAGATAAGTTAAGACAAAGCATTGCTACCATTGAGTTGGAGCAATCCAATATTGGTAAAACTGCAGATGTTAGCTCTGCCAAATCGTTAATTGATATTTTAGATACAACAGAAGCTACAGGTCGATTGGTCATCAATCTTGATGGGATTTTGGCTGGTAAGATTGAAGATGTAGTACTAAAAGATGGTGATATGTTAATTGTTCCTTCATATCGCCAAGAAGTTACTGTGGTTGGTGAAGTACAAGTGGCCACATCACATTTATACAATCCTAACTTTGACTTTGAAGATTATATCGACAGAAGTGGTGGCGAAAAAGACACAGCCAATTCTGACGCTATTTATATCGTAAAAGCTGATGGTTCTGTAATCCTACCTAACCGTTCATCCTGGCTGACGCATAGTGACGCAAAAATAGAATCAGGAGATACCATTGTAGTGCCTCTTGATACTACTCGTGTAGATAGTCTTGAATTGTGGTCAAGAGTTAGTCAGATCGTTTACCAATTGGCACTTGGTGCAGCAGCAGTGAACAGTTTTTAA
- a CDS encoding capsule assembly Wzi family protein, giving the protein MKKLSIILILISASITKAEPWLDARDEWLRADIELLANEGIIKAPVTTWPVPWASIIRDLDAASETKVSVELLPILLRVKRKARFETENETHKFLSVKGGNQSKIIRHFGDERREKAEVSTRFTGVSKSFAWNVEATKAFDPLDGEEERFDHSYIAAIWGNWIISAGAQERWYGPGWDSSLILSNNARPIPGISIQRNYSDPFDNPWLSWIGPWTINAFAGQLESNRFIPHAKLLGMSVSFKPFNSLEIGLRRTAQWGGEGRPESLSSLVDLAIGRTNCDQIEDGCDDRLNGNEAGNQLAGIDFNWRLPTNNYMGSLYGQLVGEDEAGYAPSRKFYQLGYKTNFLIGGFGITTYLEYADTENEFRPNLTYEHGIYQTGYRAEGRSIGSTYDNDTKSMSVGFLATHKYGDRYKLRIAKVDLNKDGTGNHTVSQAATSFTQLELKYQHPTKYGLLGIELDVKDKSVDTLGYQQDKYNIGISWSMEL; this is encoded by the coding sequence ATGAAAAAACTATCAATAATATTAATACTTATTAGTGCATCAATCACTAAAGCTGAACCCTGGCTAGATGCGAGAGATGAATGGCTTCGTGCTGATATTGAGTTATTGGCTAATGAGGGGATCATAAAGGCTCCTGTTACCACTTGGCCCGTACCGTGGGCTTCCATAATTCGAGACTTAGATGCAGCATCTGAAACCAAAGTTAGTGTTGAGTTATTACCGATACTTTTACGTGTGAAAAGGAAAGCACGTTTTGAAACTGAAAACGAGACACATAAGTTTCTATCAGTAAAAGGAGGTAACCAGTCTAAAATAATACGTCATTTTGGTGATGAGCGTCGTGAAAAGGCTGAAGTTTCCACTCGTTTTACTGGTGTATCTAAAAGCTTTGCGTGGAATGTAGAAGCAACCAAAGCGTTTGACCCTCTTGATGGGGAAGAGGAGCGTTTCGACCATTCATATATTGCAGCTATTTGGGGGAATTGGATTATATCTGCTGGTGCTCAAGAAAGGTGGTACGGACCAGGCTGGGATAGCTCCTTGATATTGAGTAACAATGCTCGTCCAATTCCTGGCATTTCAATTCAGCGAAATTATAGTGACCCTTTTGATAATCCATGGCTATCTTGGATTGGACCATGGACCATTAATGCATTTGCTGGACAACTAGAAAGTAACCGATTTATTCCTCATGCTAAGTTGTTAGGTATGAGTGTATCTTTTAAACCATTTAACTCATTGGAAATTGGCTTGCGTAGAACTGCACAATGGGGCGGTGAAGGTCGGCCAGAGTCACTATCAAGTTTAGTAGATCTGGCTATAGGAAGAACAAATTGTGACCAAATTGAAGATGGTTGTGACGATAGGCTAAACGGGAATGAGGCCGGCAACCAGCTGGCAGGAATCGATTTTAATTGGCGGCTCCCAACCAACAACTATATGGGAAGTTTATACGGTCAGCTGGTAGGGGAAGATGAAGCAGGTTATGCTCCTTCAAGAAAGTTTTATCAGTTAGGTTACAAGACCAACTTCTTAATAGGTGGTTTCGGCATAACAACCTACTTAGAATATGCTGATACAGAAAATGAGTTTAGACCGAATTTAACTTACGAACACGGTATTTATCAAACAGGTTATAGAGCAGAAGGAAGAAGCATAGGCTCAACTTATGATAATGATACCAAAAGTATGTCAGTCGGGTTCTTGGCAACACACAAATATGGCGATAGATATAAACTTCGCATTGCAAAAGTAGATTTAAACAAAGATGGAACTGGAAATCATACCGTTAGCCAAGCAGCGACTAGTTTCACCCAATTAGAGTTAAAATACCAGCATCCGACGAAATATGGTTTGCTGGGTATTGAACTAGATGTTAAGGATAAGTCGGTCGACACTCTCGGCTACCAACAGGATAAATACAACATCGGTATATCCTGGTCGATGGAGTTGTAG
- a CDS encoding Wzz/FepE/Etk N-terminal domain-containing protein, with amino-acid sequence MNQDNNQQNIPTQGYYPPQSRYQEEEIDLRELFSIIWQGKWLIIAITIFFAIGSVALALWLPNEYKATAIVQPNDSGRGGKLASLSGQFGGLASLAGVNLGAAESTDAVIAIEIMNSWGFAEQFIDKHELDVPLFAAEGWEESTDQLQLDEDIYDPQRNEWVRQAPKGKTVEPTSWELYEQLRKRLLISQDAEKGLVNISVTHYSPRIAKQWTDWLVQDINEHMKERALKEANESIKYLEEQINQTSVAEIRAVFSELIQEQHKTKMLAQVSDEYVFKTVSEAKAPEEKDKPKRALICIIGTLLGGFLSLFIVLMSGLYKREKRLVKD; translated from the coding sequence ATGAATCAAGACAACAATCAACAGAACATACCAACACAAGGCTACTACCCGCCGCAATCGCGCTATCAAGAAGAGGAAATCGACCTTCGAGAGTTGTTCTCTATAATTTGGCAGGGTAAATGGTTGATAATCGCTATAACAATATTTTTTGCTATTGGCTCAGTAGCATTAGCCTTATGGCTCCCGAATGAATACAAAGCTACTGCAATTGTGCAACCAAACGACAGTGGTCGTGGTGGTAAACTAGCATCATTGAGTGGGCAATTTGGAGGGCTTGCATCACTTGCCGGCGTCAACTTGGGGGCGGCTGAATCTACGGACGCAGTAATAGCGATTGAAATAATGAACAGCTGGGGCTTTGCTGAACAATTCATTGACAAGCATGAACTTGATGTACCTCTCTTCGCAGCAGAAGGGTGGGAAGAGTCAACTGATCAATTACAGCTTGATGAAGATATTTATGACCCCCAACGAAACGAGTGGGTGCGGCAAGCACCAAAGGGGAAAACTGTTGAGCCAACAAGTTGGGAGTTGTACGAGCAACTCAGAAAGCGTCTTCTTATTAGTCAAGATGCAGAAAAAGGCTTGGTCAATATCTCAGTTACTCACTATTCCCCTCGTATTGCGAAGCAATGGACAGATTGGTTAGTACAAGATATTAACGAGCACATGAAAGAAAGAGCACTTAAAGAAGCCAATGAAAGCATAAAATATCTTGAGGAGCAGATAAACCAAACATCAGTTGCTGAAATTAGAGCAGTATTCAGTGAACTCATTCAAGAGCAACATAAAACGAAGATGCTAGCTCAAGTGTCAGATGAATATGTATTTAAAACAGTGAGTGAAGCAAAAGCTCCTGAGGAAAAAGACAAGCCTAAAAGGGCTTTAATTTGTATAATAGGGACTTTGTTGGGCGGCTTCTTGTCTTTATTCATAGTCTTAATGAGCGGTCTGTACAAAAGAGAAAAGCGGTTAGTTAAGGATTAA
- a CDS encoding undecaprenyl-phosphate alpha-N-acetylglucosaminyl 1-phosphate transferase, with the protein MHLSLVLSVIISFSAILVLRPLAVNWGLVDTPDNRKQHSGNIPLIGGLAIYLSTLSTVSLHLDNKHINLILISISLMVFIGALDDRYDLNAKLRLIAQILIASILTFGTDIQISSFGDLFGFGEIYTGPLSGLVTVLAIVAGINAFNMTDGIDGLAGTLALISLLAISFVISDVSIELLIGALTASLIVFLLFNLGLFSKKNKIFMGDAGSMMLGLVVSWLLIVTSQSEQAIVAPAHVLWFIAIPLIDMIAVMFRRLRKGKSPLVADREHLHHVFMDIGLNSRQALLFISSISLVFGLIGFLIISYQLPEYITVISFIVTFIIYNKLLSLRHKFKLPK; encoded by the coding sequence ATGCATTTAAGTCTTGTTTTATCGGTTATTATTAGCTTTTCTGCGATACTTGTACTGCGCCCTTTGGCCGTAAACTGGGGGCTTGTAGATACACCTGATAATAGAAAGCAACATTCAGGAAATATTCCTTTAATCGGTGGGCTTGCTATCTACCTTTCAACACTATCGACAGTTAGTCTACATCTAGATAATAAACACATCAATTTGATTCTGATATCCATATCCTTAATGGTATTTATTGGGGCCTTGGATGATCGTTATGATTTAAATGCTAAACTACGATTAATTGCGCAGATACTCATTGCGTCAATATTAACGTTTGGCACAGATATTCAGATCTCAAGTTTTGGTGACCTTTTCGGCTTTGGAGAGATCTATACGGGGCCCCTCTCAGGGCTTGTGACTGTACTTGCAATTGTTGCCGGTATCAATGCGTTCAATATGACAGATGGTATTGATGGACTTGCTGGAACCTTAGCTTTAATTAGCCTGCTTGCTATAAGTTTTGTAATCAGTGATGTCAGTATTGAGCTTTTGATTGGAGCATTGACAGCCTCACTCATTGTTTTTTTATTATTCAACTTGGGACTTTTCTCTAAGAAAAATAAAATATTTATGGGGGATGCTGGAAGTATGATGCTTGGGTTGGTTGTATCATGGCTATTAATTGTGACGAGCCAATCAGAACAAGCAATTGTAGCTCCTGCACATGTATTATGGTTTATTGCCATTCCATTAATTGACATGATTGCTGTCATGTTTAGAAGGTTACGAAAAGGCAAGTCCCCTCTTGTGGCTGACAGAGAACACTTGCATCATGTCTTTATGGATATAGGATTAAATTCCCGCCAAGCGTTATTGTTCATTTCAAGTATCAGTTTAGTATTTGGATTAATAGGCTTTCTAATCATTTCTTATCAGCTACCTGAATATATAACGGTTATATCTTTTATCGTAACTTTCATTATTTATAATAAATTGCTATCACTTCGCCATAAATTTAAACTTCCAAAGTAA